CAACCATGATTTATACGATTCTTAGGCAGTTATTTGTGACAACGAATTCGGAAATTATGGTCACTTATATGCGTTGTGGTGAAGAAAAAACGATAGTAATTAATGCAACTCCATACAAAGGGAAACAGCCATCAACTCCTTTGCTTGATAATAATTATATAGAAGACTATAAGCTTGGGTTTAAAAATATCGCATATGTCAATATGAACACAATGCAGGATGATAGTATTGCGGACTTTATTGCAAAGAATCGATCGGCAAGAGGTGTGATTATTGATATGAGATATCATTTGGGGCAACGATTTAGAGTGAATGACGCTTTAATAAAATGGCTTCTTCCCAAAAAGCTTGTTTATCTTTGGGCATCTGTTAATGACAAGTCGAACCCTGGTAATTATATTCGTAATGATAAGGTGCTTACAGGGACGGATAATTCGAACCACTTTACTGGAAAAGTCGCCATTCTTGTAAATTATGCAGTTATGAGTGTTGGAGAAGTACGATCTATGATATACCGAAATGCAGTCCATAGCAAAATAATAGGAACCACAACTACCGGAGCGGTAGGTCCTTGTGGGCGATTTAATTTACCTATGGGCATTAGCTTTTTATATTCAGCTAATGGTTTGTATTATCCTAATTGGGAAGCATTTCAGAGAAGAGGGGTGAAAATTGATATTCCGATAAAAGAAACCTTGGAAGACATTCGTGATGGTAAGGATGTGTGGATGGAAGAAGCTATTCGATATATTACGAATGATTAGTGCAAGATACAAGAATCTATTATAGATGAACTTGTACCTTGCACTAAACTTTTAAAATAAGCAATCTCTTTTTGCTCTACTCTTAGAGCGGTTTGCTAGAATGAAAGAGACGCTTGTTTTATCTGTTGGGAGTTTCCCATTTATGCGTTTTGCTACATGTAATATTTAATGTTTGATTGCCGCTCTGTATTCGGAAATCTCCTTGCTCTAGTATCCATTTACCATCGGCACCAACAAATGCTAGGTCGCTTCCTTTAATGGATAATGTAACGGTCTTGGTTTCTCCTGGCTGCAATTCTACTTTCTTGAAAGCTCTCAATCTTCGGCCTTCAGGAGTTAATGATGCTACTAAATCACTACTGAAAAGCATGACGACTTCTTTTCCGACACGTGCTCCATTATTGGTGACATCTACTGAAAAATGTAATTCATCATTTGCGGTAAATGAAGTACTATTTACGCGGAAATTATTGTATTCGAAATTAGTGTAGCTGAGGCCATAGCCAAAAGGCCATTGTACAGAAATAACAGCATCATAATCATAGGCTCCTTCCATTTTGTCCATTTCCTCGCTTACTCTGTAATCATATGTGGTAAGTTCTGCTTGGTTGCGTGGATATGTGTAAGGCATCTTAGCACTAGGATTTGCATCGCCGGCTAATATATTAGCCAATGCATCACCACCGTAATTTCCAGGAAGCAAAATGTTTATGACAGCATTAGCTAGAGGCTCAATGTCATTGATGATGCGCGGTCTGCCTTCATTTAGTATCAATATGATTGGTTTTCCTGTGGTAGCTAATGCTTTTACCAATTTGCTTTGATTAGCTGAGATAGAAAGATCGGAGAGATTTCCAGGTGTTTCACAATATGAGTTCTCACCAATACAAGCAATAATAATGTCTACATTGCGCGCAGCATTAACGGCTTTTTCAATCTCAGGTTCATTTTCTTCTGTATATTTTCCTTCGGGTTTATAGGTCACTCCTTGTTCCAAAGAAACATTGTCAGAACCGAATTTATTGCATAATGCTTCGTAAATGGTATTGTATTTGCCTGCAAATCTATCAGTCAAATCTCCTTGCCATGTGTAGCTCCATCCACCATTTAGGCAACGCATAGAATTAGCGTTGGGACCCGTCACTAGAAGTTTCTTACCATGTGTAAGTGGTAGAATATTATCTTTGTTTTTTAGTAATATCTCTGACTCTTCTGCTGTGCGAAGTGCTAGTTCAGCATGTTTACTACTGCCGAAGAGCGGATATTTTGCGGGTTGGGTATTAGGGCGTTCAAATAATCCTAAGCGGAATTTTAATCTAAGAACTCGACGAACAGCATCATTGATACGACTCATTGGTACTTTGTTTTCTTGAACGAGTTCCTTTAGTAGCGTACAGAAGTTGAGGTCGTAAGGTTCCATAGCCATGTCTATTCCTGCGTTGATGGCTATTTGGATGGCTTCTTTCTTATTGGCTGCTATGTGTTCTCGTGTGTAGAGATTATTAATGTCAGCCCAATCAGTGATCAACATCCCATCCCATTGTAGGTCAGTCTTTAGCCATTTGGTGAGCAAATCATAGTTTGCATGAACGGGTACTCCATTGATGGAACCACTATTGACCATGACGGTTAAGGCTCCGGCTTCCACACATTCCTTGAAAGGTGCAAAGCATTTTTCACGTAAATCGGAAATAGAGATATAGGCGGGTGTACGATCTTTACCAGTGCGGGCCATGCTATAACCTAGATAATGCTTCACTGATGTTGCTATACGGTCGGCTGGAATATGATTTGGATCATCGCCTTGGAAACCTCGAACGGCAGAACTACCCATAATTGAATTGACTAAACAGTCTTCTCCATAATTTTCCCAAACACGTGACCAGCGAGGATCGCGTGCCATGTCGACTGTAGGTGAATATGTCCACGGGCAGTCGCTAGCGCGGGTTTCGTAAGCTGTGACACGAGCTGATTCGTATGCCAATTGTGAATTAAAAGAAGCGCCAATATTGATGTTTTGTGGAAATAGAGTGCCACCTAATGTATAAGTTGTGCCATGATTCTGGTCTAATCCATAGATGCATGGGATACCTATTTCTTTCATGGACATAGCCTGTATCTGGCCGATAATCTCTTGCCATTTTTCTCTATTTTGTGCTACAGGACCTGGAGCGTTGAGAAAAGAACCTACTTTGAATTCCCCAATGGCTTTTTGAAGTTTGGCATTATCAAGCTTAAATTCACCATTGACAAAATCTCCCAATACGTCAATAGCAAGTTCTGTCATTTGTCCAATTTTCTCATCAAGTGTCATTTTTGAAATGAGACTCTCTACCTTTTTCTCTATTAAGCTATCTTTTGCAATGGCAACAGTAGCTGCCTGCATAGAGCAGGCAGCTGTTGCAACCAATGCTAAAAAGAATATTGTTCTTTTAATAATCATAATGGTTATACTGTTGTTTTAGTAATTTTTATTTCAAGGTCACCGCGTCAACA
This is a stretch of genomic DNA from uncultured Bacteroides sp.. It encodes these proteins:
- a CDS encoding glycoside hydrolase family 3 N-terminal domain-containing protein; the encoded protein is MIIKRTIFFLALVATAACSMQAATVAIAKDSLIEKKVESLISKMTLDEKIGQMTELAIDVLGDFVNGEFKLDNAKLQKAIGEFKVGSFLNAPGPVAQNREKWQEIIGQIQAMSMKEIGIPCIYGLDQNHGTTYTLGGTLFPQNINIGASFNSQLAYESARVTAYETRASDCPWTYSPTVDMARDPRWSRVWENYGEDCLVNSIMGSSAVRGFQGDDPNHIPADRIATSVKHYLGYSMARTGKDRTPAYISISDLREKCFAPFKECVEAGALTVMVNSGSINGVPVHANYDLLTKWLKTDLQWDGMLITDWADINNLYTREHIAANKKEAIQIAINAGIDMAMEPYDLNFCTLLKELVQENKVPMSRINDAVRRVLRLKFRLGLFERPNTQPAKYPLFGSSKHAELALRTAEESEILLKNKDNILPLTHGKKLLVTGPNANSMRCLNGGWSYTWQGDLTDRFAGKYNTIYEALCNKFGSDNVSLEQGVTYKPEGKYTEENEPEIEKAVNAARNVDIIIACIGENSYCETPGNLSDLSISANQSKLVKALATTGKPIILILNEGRPRIINDIEPLANAVINILLPGNYGGDALANILAGDANPSAKMPYTYPRNQAELTTYDYRVSEEMDKMEGAYDYDAVISVQWPFGYGLSYTNFEYNNFRVNSTSFTANDELHFSVDVTNNGARVGKEVVMLFSSDLVASLTPEGRRLRAFKKVELQPGETKTVTLSIKGSDLAFVGADGKWILEQGDFRIQSGNQTLNITCSKTHKWETPNR